In Cydia strobilella chromosome 8, ilCydStro3.1, whole genome shotgun sequence, one DNA window encodes the following:
- the LOC134743427 gene encoding NKAP family protein CG6066 isoform X1, with protein MGRDRDRSISRHRSRSRSREHRRSRDRGRDRSKERHRSRERSKDRHRGKSVDRRERTRDRSGDRHSKERQRDRKPRERSHSRERSHMPHKDRENEHRGDDRARSSYKDFGGGGGLGSGGGFGSGGGFGGGLGSSATGTSGGVGGRGRYKPQEDDFLDARRVQRERIGELGVPVVWGKSPQRPDSDEESEPENNKKSKDKKKKKSKDKGDTKQKLKKLKKKLKKVKKARKKAKKKSKSSSSDSSTSEEEVWVEKGKEHEVIARTSMEEEDATPGPSPAVDSCSASTGPLREFGRALLPGEGAAMAAFVQDGKRIPRRGEIGLTSDEIAAYESVGYVMSGSRHRRMEAVRIRKENQIYSADEKRALAAFSKEERAKREGAILAQFRTVLRARTARRDDA; from the exons ATGGGGCGAGATCGAGATCGTAGTATTTCGCGGCACCGCAGTCGCAGCCGCAGTCGCGAGCACCGCAGAAGCCGCGACAGAGGGCGGGACCGTAGCAAGGAGCGGCACCGATCACGAGAGCGAAGCAAAGATCGACACAGAGGCAAAAGTGTAGACCGGAGAGAGCGCACAAGAGATCGTAGCGGAGACAGACACAGCAAAGAGCGCCAGAGAGATCGGAAGCCCAGGGAGCGTAGTCACAGCAGGGAAAGATCGCACATGCCTCATAAGGACAGGGAAAATGAGCACCGTGGGGATGATAGGGCTCGTAGCTCGTACAAAGATTTCGGTGGTGGAGGAGGGCTGGGCTCAGGCGGGGGTTTTGGCTCTGGTGGAGGATTTGGAGGAG GCCTAGGTAGCAGTGCGACCGGTACAAGCGGTGGTGTAGGCGGCCGTGGACGCTACAAACCACAAGAAGATGACTTCTTGGACGCGCGCCGCGTGCAACGCGAGCGCATCGGCGAGCTAGGAGTTCCTGTTGTATGGGGCAAGTCACCTCAGAGGCCAGA ttctgATGAAGAATCTGAACcagaaaacaacaaaaaaagcaaagacaagaaaaagaaaaagtccAAAGACAAAGGGGACACCAAGCAGAAGCTAAAGAAGTTAAAGAAGAAACTGAAGAAAGTAAAGAAGGCACGCAAGAAAGCTAAGAAAAAGTCCAAGAGTTCCTCCAGTGACTCCAGTACGAGTGAAGAAGAGGTTTGGGTGGAGAAAGGAA AAGAGCACGAAGTGATCGCCCGCACATCCATGGAAGAAGAAGACGCCACCCCGGGCCCCTCGCCCGCCGTGGACTCGTGCAGCGCCAGCACGGGCCCGCTGCGCGAGTTCGGGCGCGCGCTGCTGCCCGGCGAGGGCGCCGCCATGGCCGCCTTCGTGCAGGACGGGAAGAGGATCCCGAGGAGGGGGGAGATCGGCCTGACCAGTGACGAGATCGCGGCCTACGAGAGCGTGGGATACGTCATGAGTGGGAGCAG ACATCGTCGCATGGAAGCCGTACGTATCCGCAAGGAGAACCAGATCTACTCCGCGGACGAAAAACGAGCTTTGGCCGCATTCAGCAAAGAGGAGAGGGCCAAGCGGGAGGGCGCCATACTTGCTCAATTCAGAACTGTGCTCAGGGCTCGAACTGCGAGAAGAGACGACGCATAA
- the LOC134743427 gene encoding NKAP family protein CG6066 isoform X2 yields the protein MGRDRDRSISRHRSRSRSREHRRSRDRGRDRSKERHRSRERSKDRHRGKSVDRRERTRDRSGDRHSKERQRDRKPRERSHSRERSHMPHKDRENEHRGDDRARSSYKDFGGGGGLGSGGGFGSGGGFGGGLGSSATGTSGGVGGRGRYKPQEDDFLDARRVQRERIGELGVPVVWGKSPQRPDSDEESEPENNKKSKDKKKKKSKDKGDTKQKLKKLKKKLKKVKKARKKAKKKSKSSSSDSSTSEEEVWVEKGKHEVIARTSMEEEDATPGPSPAVDSCSASTGPLREFGRALLPGEGAAMAAFVQDGKRIPRRGEIGLTSDEIAAYESVGYVMSGSRHRRMEAVRIRKENQIYSADEKRALAAFSKEERAKREGAILAQFRTVLRARTARRDDA from the exons ATGGGGCGAGATCGAGATCGTAGTATTTCGCGGCACCGCAGTCGCAGCCGCAGTCGCGAGCACCGCAGAAGCCGCGACAGAGGGCGGGACCGTAGCAAGGAGCGGCACCGATCACGAGAGCGAAGCAAAGATCGACACAGAGGCAAAAGTGTAGACCGGAGAGAGCGCACAAGAGATCGTAGCGGAGACAGACACAGCAAAGAGCGCCAGAGAGATCGGAAGCCCAGGGAGCGTAGTCACAGCAGGGAAAGATCGCACATGCCTCATAAGGACAGGGAAAATGAGCACCGTGGGGATGATAGGGCTCGTAGCTCGTACAAAGATTTCGGTGGTGGAGGAGGGCTGGGCTCAGGCGGGGGTTTTGGCTCTGGTGGAGGATTTGGAGGAG GCCTAGGTAGCAGTGCGACCGGTACAAGCGGTGGTGTAGGCGGCCGTGGACGCTACAAACCACAAGAAGATGACTTCTTGGACGCGCGCCGCGTGCAACGCGAGCGCATCGGCGAGCTAGGAGTTCCTGTTGTATGGGGCAAGTCACCTCAGAGGCCAGA ttctgATGAAGAATCTGAACcagaaaacaacaaaaaaagcaaagacaagaaaaagaaaaagtccAAAGACAAAGGGGACACCAAGCAGAAGCTAAAGAAGTTAAAGAAGAAACTGAAGAAAGTAAAGAAGGCACGCAAGAAAGCTAAGAAAAAGTCCAAGAGTTCCTCCAGTGACTCCAGTACGAGTGAAGAAGAGGTTTGGGTGGAGAAAGGAA AGCACGAAGTGATCGCCCGCACATCCATGGAAGAAGAAGACGCCACCCCGGGCCCCTCGCCCGCCGTGGACTCGTGCAGCGCCAGCACGGGCCCGCTGCGCGAGTTCGGGCGCGCGCTGCTGCCCGGCGAGGGCGCCGCCATGGCCGCCTTCGTGCAGGACGGGAAGAGGATCCCGAGGAGGGGGGAGATCGGCCTGACCAGTGACGAGATCGCGGCCTACGAGAGCGTGGGATACGTCATGAGTGGGAGCAG ACATCGTCGCATGGAAGCCGTACGTATCCGCAAGGAGAACCAGATCTACTCCGCGGACGAAAAACGAGCTTTGGCCGCATTCAGCAAAGAGGAGAGGGCCAAGCGGGAGGGCGCCATACTTGCTCAATTCAGAACTGTGCTCAGGGCTCGAACTGCGAGAAGAGACGACGCATAA
- the LOC134743301 gene encoding transmembrane protein 138-like has translation MKISTPRYTVCLFFQLTFLLCDLIFNCASLFPRSRDGLLVLFIFQDLFLVLSITLLLMTFFSTYLFQAGLVEVLARRFRAAGCACAIYAGVCAALHAACLLHASSTPGPSSSPTLMLLFTLQRCLSPWYYFLYKRAALRVSDPRLYEDVDWLPRPQARDPP, from the exons ATGAAGATATCTACGCCCAGATATACAGTTTGTCTTTTCTTTCAACTAACTTTTTTGCTCTGTGACTTAATATTTAACTGCGCCAGCCTTTTTCCTAGAAGTCGCGATGGGCTCCTCGTATTATTTAT CTTTCAGGACCTGTTCCTTGTGCTGTCCATCACGTTGCTGCTGATGACTTTCTTTTCCACCTATTTATTTCAG GCAGGTCTGGTGGAAGTTCTCGCGCGTCGTTTCCGCGCAGCAGGGTGCGCCTGTGCTATATACGCGGGTGTGTGTGCAGCGCTGCACGCTGCATGTCTGTTGCATGCTTCTTCCACTCCCGGTCCGAGCTCATCACCAACATTAATGCTGCTGTTCACACTGCAGCGGTGTT TATCTCCATGGTACTACTTCCTATACAAGCGCGCGGCACTGCGAGTTAGCGATCCGCGGCTGTATGAAGACGTGGACTGGCTGCCGCGCCCGCAGGCCAGGGACCCGCCCTAA